GTCATAGACAATATCGACGCCAGCTTCTTTCATCTTTTTCCCGCCAACGCCGAATATTTCTATGTGGGGATTGAGTGTTTTAAGGGATCGCGCGAGGTGTGCAGCCTGCAGGTCGCCAGATGCCTCGCCTGCGATGATCATAAGTCGCTTCTTCTTCATGTTTTTAGCTTTTTTAGGATTTTGTGAGCCACTAGTAGAGCGTTATATCCTTCGATCCCTGAGACAGTGGGCCTTTTTTTATTAAGCACGCAGTCCACAAAGGATGAGATCTCTTTCTTCAAAGGCTGTTCTTTTTTGATATCGATTTTTTTAGAGGAGATCTTATTTTTTATCTTTTTAGAGATCACAGCTTCCTGGTTCATGTAGTCTAAAGAGATATAACAGTCTTTTTGAAATATTCGAATCTTACGCAGACTGTCACTTGTCACGCGGCTTGCAGTAAGGTCGCATACAGTGCCGTTTTTAAATCTGAGCCTGGCATTTGCAATATCCTCATGTTTTGTTAGGATTTTTATGCCTATTGCCTCGATGCTTTCGATCTTTGATTTTATGAGACCTAACACTATATCGATGTCATGTATCATTAGATCAAGTACCACGCCCACGTCTTTTACGCGCGGACTAAAAGGCCCGAGCCTGTGCACCTCTATAAACTTTGGTTTTGAGGAAAGCCCTTCTATCGCCTGTATGGCAGAGTTAAATCGCTCAACATGACCTACCTGCATTATCAGGCGTTTTTTCTTAGCGAGTTTTAATAGCTCTTTGGCCTCTTTAATCGTTTTTGTGATAGGTTTTTCTATAAGTACAGGTATGCCGCGGTTCAAAAACGACCGAGCGATTTTATAATGGAGGTATGTAGGCGTGACAATGCTTACAGCGTCCAGGTTTTTCTTAAAAAGCTCCCTATAATCTGAGCACCAAGGTTTTTTTAAGGCATGTGCAATGGATTTTGCCCTGTCTTTGTCATTGTCGCACAGACAAACGAGCTCTACATCCTTTAATTCCGAGTATATCCGGGCATGAAGAGAGCCTAATCGCCCTATTCCAACCACTCCAACACGTAGTTTTTTCATATCTACAATAATAACAAACCTCTCGACAAAAGTCAATGAGAGTGATATAATACCTCAAATCATGCCGAGGTCGAACCTCGGCATTTTTGGGCTATATCATTATGAGAGAATACTTACGATTTCTAAAATTTCTGAAGCCGCATCTCTGGATTATGGCAGTCGCTTTAGTGTGCATGATTGTCTCATCTGGCATGGGAGGGGTGTCTCTGGGCATGATCATTCCGCTTGTTGACAATATCCTTGCTGGGAAGACGATATCTATGCCAGGCGTTCAGAGCCCGCCAGAATTTATCATCAGTCTTGTAGATAAGATCAATACTATACCAAAGGTTGCGCTTCTGAACTGGCTTGTATTGATCATAGCTTTAATATTTCTCATAAAAGAGATATTTTTATTTCTCCATACATATCTTATGAGTAAGCTTGGCCAGTCTGTGTTAAGGGATGTAAGATTGACAGTCTATAAAAAGCTTCTTAGTCTTTCAGGAGATTTTTATTCAAGTATGCAGACAGGCGAATTGGTCTCAAGGATCACTTTTGATGTAGGGATCATAGTGAATTCTATTACCGAGGGGCTCACAGATCTATTGCTCCAGCCAATACAGCTTTTGATATACCTTACCATGCTTATATGGATAAAGATATATTTTTCAATTCCAGTGACGCTGATCCTGGTCACCATAGTTGTATTCCCGCTTGTAGCATACCCTGTTATAAAGATAGGCAAAAAACTCAGAAAGATATCTGAGTCTACACAGGAGAGCATGGCGGATATAAACTCTTTATTATTTGAAACAATATACGGCATAGGCATTGTGAAATCATTTTCAGCAGAAAAATATCAGATAAATAAATTTGCCTCGTACAGTTACCGTTATTACAAAATGCTTCTCAAGTCTGTAAAGCGCATGGCTATCATAAGTCCCCTTGGCGAGTTCGTGGGTGTAGCGTGCATGGCCATTGTGCTGTATTTTGGCGGCAAAGAGGTGATAGCGGGCCGACTTTCAGGAGGCGCCTTTATAGCATTCTTAGCAGCGCTTCTTTCTCTTATAAAACCATTTAAGAGATTAAGCAGGCTTTATGGCGTAAATCTTCAGGCCCTTGCGGCAATAACAAGGGTGTTCAATGTACTCGACAGGGAGCCTACGATAAAAGACAGGCCTGGCGCTATTAAGCTAGTTGGATTTAAAGGTCGCATTGAATTAAAGGATGTAGATTTTTCGTATGGCGATGGCCCTGGGGTATTGAAAAACATTAATGTGAGTTTGACAAAGGGCAAGATCCTGGCAATAGTGGGACTGAGCGGCGCTGGAAAGAGCACATTAGTGAACTTACTACCCAGGTTTTATGATCCAAATAGCGGTGCAGTATTGATTGATGGCAAAGATATTAGGGACTTTAACATTCCATCTGTTCGTGAACACATAGGCATTGTGTCGCAAGAGACAATACTTTTTAATGACTCGATTCGAAATAACATTGCGTTCGGTAAGCCTGATGCAAGCATGGACGACATTATAAAGGCGGCAAAGGCAGCAAACGCCCATGATTTTATTGAAAAGACCTCAGATGGCTATGACACCTTTATAGGCGACAGGGGCATGAGGCTTTCAGGAGGCGAAAAGCAGCGTATTGCGATCGCAAGAGCACTTTTTAAGGACCCGCCTATACTTATACTTGATGAGGCAACGAGCCAGCTTGATACTGAGTCAGAGAGACTTGTCCAGGAGGCAATAGATCGGCTCATGGCGCACAGGACAGTGTTTGTAATTGCGCATAGACTCTCTACTGTTGAACATGCGGATAATATAGTGGTGCTTGAAGGCGGCAAGATCATAGAGATAGGCACACACAGGCAATTATTAGAGATCTCAGGCACGTATAAGCGGCTGTATGAGCTGCAGTTTAAATCCGTCCGATAGCCCCAAAAATGGCTTGCAAAAGCAAAAGCTTGTGATATAATAAAACACCTATAATTTTGAGCATATTTTGTCAAAACTACCATAATTAAGAGGAGGTAAGCACGTGGACACAGAATTAATCAAGAAACTTTTGGAAGCAGGTTCCCATTTTGGCCATAACAGGAGCCGCTGGAACCCAAGAATGAAGAAGTTTATCTTTGGGGAGCGTTCAAGGATCCATATAATAGATCTTGAAAAGACAGTAGAGTTTATCAATAAGGCCAGGGAGTTTTTAAAAGAGGTAGCTGCCAAGGGAGAGAAGATCCTTTTTGTCGGTACCAAGAAACAAGCCCAGGACGTCATAACTGAAGCTGCTCAGCGTTCAGGCATGTATTTTGTCAAGAATAGATGGCTGGGTGGCACACTCACTAATTTTAAGACGATTCGCAACAGCATAAACCGCCTAAAGGACATCGAGACAATGGAAAAAGATGGAACGTTCGAAGCCATTACAAAGAAAGAGCGGGCTATTCTTACAAAGGAGATGGAGAAATTAAGAAAAAATCTCCAGGGCATAGTCGAGATGAAAAAGATGCCAGGTGCCATGTTTATCGTGGATTCCAAGAAGGAAGACATAGCTGTAAAAGAGGCCAAGAAGCTCGGGATCCCTATAGCGGCTATAATAGATACAAATGCAGATCCTGATTTTATTGATTATCCTATACCAGCTAATGACGATGCCATGCGTTCCATAAAGCTTATAACAGATATGATCACAGATGGTATTATGGAGGGTCAGGGCCAGTTTGATCAATCAGAGGTCGATAAGAAGGCTGTGCAAAAAGAACAGGAGTCGGGGGATAAAAGCGAGCTTATTGAAAAGCCTTCGGAGCTTGCAGAGACAATAGAGGAAGAAAAACTGAAGGACAAGGAAAAGGAAGAGAAAAAGACAAAACCAGTTGTTAAAAAGAAACCATATAGACCAAGCAGACCAAAAAACAGATGATCCAA
The sequence above is a segment of the Candidatus Gorgyraea atricola genome. Coding sequences within it:
- a CDS encoding Gfo/Idh/MocA family oxidoreductase; its protein translation is MKKLRVGVVGIGRLGSLHARIYSELKDVELVCLCDNDKDRAKSIAHALKKPWCSDYRELFKKNLDAVSIVTPTYLHYKIARSFLNRGIPVLIEKPITKTIKEAKELLKLAKKKRLIMQVGHVERFNSAIQAIEGLSSKPKFIEVHRLGPFSPRVKDVGVVLDLMIHDIDIVLGLIKSKIESIEAIGIKILTKHEDIANARLRFKNGTVCDLTASRVTSDSLRKIRIFQKDCYISLDYMNQEAVISKKIKNKISSKKIDIKKEQPLKKEISSFVDCVLNKKRPTVSGIEGYNALLVAHKILKKLKT
- a CDS encoding ABC transporter ATP-binding protein, with protein sequence MREYLRFLKFLKPHLWIMAVALVCMIVSSGMGGVSLGMIIPLVDNILAGKTISMPGVQSPPEFIISLVDKINTIPKVALLNWLVLIIALIFLIKEIFLFLHTYLMSKLGQSVLRDVRLTVYKKLLSLSGDFYSSMQTGELVSRITFDVGIIVNSITEGLTDLLLQPIQLLIYLTMLIWIKIYFSIPVTLILVTIVVFPLVAYPVIKIGKKLRKISESTQESMADINSLLFETIYGIGIVKSFSAEKYQINKFASYSYRYYKMLLKSVKRMAIISPLGEFVGVACMAIVLYFGGKEVIAGRLSGGAFIAFLAALLSLIKPFKRLSRLYGVNLQALAAITRVFNVLDREPTIKDRPGAIKLVGFKGRIELKDVDFSYGDGPGVLKNINVSLTKGKILAIVGLSGAGKSTLVNLLPRFYDPNSGAVLIDGKDIRDFNIPSVREHIGIVSQETILFNDSIRNNIAFGKPDASMDDIIKAAKAANAHDFIEKTSDGYDTFIGDRGMRLSGGEKQRIAIARALFKDPPILILDEATSQLDTESERLVQEAIDRLMAHRTVFVIAHRLSTVEHADNIVVLEGGKIIEIGTHRQLLEISGTYKRLYELQFKSVR
- the rpsB gene encoding 30S ribosomal protein S2, with protein sequence MDTELIKKLLEAGSHFGHNRSRWNPRMKKFIFGERSRIHIIDLEKTVEFINKAREFLKEVAAKGEKILFVGTKKQAQDVITEAAQRSGMYFVKNRWLGGTLTNFKTIRNSINRLKDIETMEKDGTFEAITKKERAILTKEMEKLRKNLQGIVEMKKMPGAMFIVDSKKEDIAVKEAKKLGIPIAAIIDTNADPDFIDYPIPANDDAMRSIKLITDMITDGIMEGQGQFDQSEVDKKAVQKEQESGDKSELIEKPSELAETIEEEKLKDKEKEEKKTKPVVKKKPYRPSRPKNR